From Quercus lobata isolate SW786 chromosome 1, ValleyOak3.0 Primary Assembly, whole genome shotgun sequence, one genomic window encodes:
- the LOC115979813 gene encoding peptidyl-prolyl cis-trans isomerase CYP71 isoform X2 — MQVSVDGLLCGTISNDRSVKIYDVVNYDMMVMIGLQFVPGAIEWVYKQGDVKARVAISDRNSSFVHIYDARSGSNEPIISKEIHLCPVKVMKYNPVFDAVISADVKGIIEYWSPATLQFPENEVNFRLKSDTNLFEIVKCKTSVSAIEVSPDGKQFVITSPDRRIRVFWFRTGKLRRVYDESLEVAQDLQRSDAPLYRLEAIDFGRRMAVEKEIEKTESAPQPNAVFDESSNFIIYAALLGIKVVNLHTNKVARILGKVENNDRFLRIALYQGDRSSKKVRKIPAAAANVNESKEPLTDPTLLCCAFKKHRIYLFSQREPEEPEDATKGRDVFNEKPPPDELLAASDIGKSVTTSLPDNVIMHTTMGDIHMRLYPEECPKTVENFTTHCRNGYYDNLIFHRVIKGFMVQTGDPLGDGTGGQSIWGREFEDEFHKSLRHDRPFTVSMANAGPNTNGSQFFITTVATPWLDNKHTVFARVIKGMDVVQAIEKVKTDKGDRPYQDVKILNVTVPKS, encoded by the exons ATGCAGGTTAGCGTTGATGGGTTGCTTTGTGGTACTATTTCAAATGATCGTTCTGTGAAGATATATGATGTGGTCAACTATGATATGATGGTCATGATTGGCCTACAATTTGTTCCTGGTGCCATTGAATGGGTCTACAAACAAGGTGATGTCAAAGCGAGGGTTGCCATTAGTGATCGGAACTCCTCATTTGTGCACATATATGATGCTAGATCTGGTTCAAATGAACCGATCATCTCCAAAGAG ATACATTTGTGCCCGGTAAAAGTTATGAAGTACAACCCTGTATTTGATGCTGTGATATCTGCTGATGTGAAGGGAATTATTGAGTATTGGAGCCCCGCTACACTTCAGTTCCCAGAAAATGA GGTGAATTTTAGATTGAAAAGTGATACAAATCTCTTTGAAATTGTGAAATGCAAAACTTCTGTTTCTGCTATTGAG GTGAGTCCAGATGGTAAGCAATTTGTGATTACATCACCTGATCGTAGGATAAGAGTTTTTTGGTTCAGAACAGGTAAACTAAGACGAGTTTATGATGAATCCCTTGAG GTGGCACAAGATCTTCAGAGAAGTGATGCTCCCTTATATCGGTTGGAAGCTATTGATTTTGGGCGAAGAATGGCTGTTGAGAAGGAAATTGAGAAAACAGAAAGCGCACCACAACCAAATGCAGTCTTTGATGAAAGctctaattttattatatacgCAGCCCTCCTTGGGATAAAA GTAGTAAACTTGCACACCAATAAAGTTGCCCGAATTCTTGGAAAGGTGGAGAACAATGATAGATTTTTGAGAATTGCGCTATATCAAGGTGACCGAAGCAgtaaaaaagttagaaaaattccTGCAGCTGCAGCAAATGTAAATGAGAGCAAAGAGCCTTTGACGGATCCCACTCTTCTATGTTGTGCTTTCAAGAAGCACAGAATATATCTTTTCAG TCAAAGAGAACCAGAGGAGCCTGAAGATGCAACTAAGGGAAGAGATGTGTTTAATGAGAAGCCTCCTCCTGATGAACTTTTAGCTGCGTCAGATATTGGAAAATCTGTGACAACATCTCTTCCTGACAATGTG ATTATGCATACCACAATGGGTGATATTCACATGAGATTGTACCCAGAGGAATGTCCAAAAACTGTGGAGAACTTTACAACACACTGCCGGAATGGCTACTATGATAATCTCATTTTTCACCGCGTCATCAAAGGCTTCATGGTACAGACAGGAGATCCTTTGGGAGATGGCACCGGAGGGCAATCTATTTGGGGCAGGGAGTTTGAGGATGAGTTTCACAAgag TTTACGACATGACAGGCCTTTCACCGTGTCAATGGCAAATGCAGGCCCAAACACTAATGGGTCTCAATTCTTTATCACCACAGTGGCTACTCCTTGGCTGGACAACAAGCATACGGTTTTTGCTAGAGTTATAAAGGGAATGGATGTTGTACAG GCTATAGAGAAAGTGAAGACAGATAAGGGTGATAGGCCATACCAAGATGTGAAAATTCTAAATGTGACTGTTCCCAAGTCTTAA
- the LOC115979813 gene encoding peptidyl-prolyl cis-trans isomerase CYP71 isoform X1, protein MEEPQNGAVGSAPAETEEEPIVGPGPAPRARPKRPLQFEQAYLDALPSANMYEKSYMHRDVVTHVAVSPADFFITGSADGHLKFWKKKPIGIEFAKHFRSHLGPIEGIAVSVDGLLCGTISNDRSVKIYDVVNYDMMVMIGLQFVPGAIEWVYKQGDVKARVAISDRNSSFVHIYDARSGSNEPIISKEIHLCPVKVMKYNPVFDAVISADVKGIIEYWSPATLQFPENEVNFRLKSDTNLFEIVKCKTSVSAIEVSPDGKQFVITSPDRRIRVFWFRTGKLRRVYDESLEVAQDLQRSDAPLYRLEAIDFGRRMAVEKEIEKTESAPQPNAVFDESSNFIIYAALLGIKVVNLHTNKVARILGKVENNDRFLRIALYQGDRSSKKVRKIPAAAANVNESKEPLTDPTLLCCAFKKHRIYLFSQREPEEPEDATKGRDVFNEKPPPDELLAASDIGKSVTTSLPDNVIMHTTMGDIHMRLYPEECPKTVENFTTHCRNGYYDNLIFHRVIKGFMVQTGDPLGDGTGGQSIWGREFEDEFHKSLRHDRPFTVSMANAGPNTNGSQFFITTVATPWLDNKHTVFARVIKGMDVVQAIEKVKTDKGDRPYQDVKILNVTVPKS, encoded by the exons ATGGAGGAACCTCAAAACGGCGCCGTAGGCTCTGCACCAGCAGAGACCGAAGAGGAGCCCATAGTCGGGCCGGGTCCTGCCCCGCGCGCCCGACCCAAGCGACCCCTCCAGTTCGAGCAGGCCTATCTCGACGCGCTTCCCTCCGCTAACAT GTATGAGAAAAGTTACATGCATCGCGACGTGGTCACGCATGTGGCTGTCTCTCCAGCAGATTTCTTCATCACTGGAAGCGCTGATG GGCATTTGAAGTTCTGGAAGAAAAAGCCTATCGGTATTGAGTTTGCAAAGCATTTTAGATCCCATCTCGGTCCAATTGAAGGAATAGCT GTTAGCGTTGATGGGTTGCTTTGTGGTACTATTTCAAATGATCGTTCTGTGAAGATATATGATGTGGTCAACTATGATATGATGGTCATGATTGGCCTACAATTTGTTCCTGGTGCCATTGAATGGGTCTACAAACAAGGTGATGTCAAAGCGAGGGTTGCCATTAGTGATCGGAACTCCTCATTTGTGCACATATATGATGCTAGATCTGGTTCAAATGAACCGATCATCTCCAAAGAG ATACATTTGTGCCCGGTAAAAGTTATGAAGTACAACCCTGTATTTGATGCTGTGATATCTGCTGATGTGAAGGGAATTATTGAGTATTGGAGCCCCGCTACACTTCAGTTCCCAGAAAATGA GGTGAATTTTAGATTGAAAAGTGATACAAATCTCTTTGAAATTGTGAAATGCAAAACTTCTGTTTCTGCTATTGAG GTGAGTCCAGATGGTAAGCAATTTGTGATTACATCACCTGATCGTAGGATAAGAGTTTTTTGGTTCAGAACAGGTAAACTAAGACGAGTTTATGATGAATCCCTTGAG GTGGCACAAGATCTTCAGAGAAGTGATGCTCCCTTATATCGGTTGGAAGCTATTGATTTTGGGCGAAGAATGGCTGTTGAGAAGGAAATTGAGAAAACAGAAAGCGCACCACAACCAAATGCAGTCTTTGATGAAAGctctaattttattatatacgCAGCCCTCCTTGGGATAAAA GTAGTAAACTTGCACACCAATAAAGTTGCCCGAATTCTTGGAAAGGTGGAGAACAATGATAGATTTTTGAGAATTGCGCTATATCAAGGTGACCGAAGCAgtaaaaaagttagaaaaattccTGCAGCTGCAGCAAATGTAAATGAGAGCAAAGAGCCTTTGACGGATCCCACTCTTCTATGTTGTGCTTTCAAGAAGCACAGAATATATCTTTTCAG TCAAAGAGAACCAGAGGAGCCTGAAGATGCAACTAAGGGAAGAGATGTGTTTAATGAGAAGCCTCCTCCTGATGAACTTTTAGCTGCGTCAGATATTGGAAAATCTGTGACAACATCTCTTCCTGACAATGTG ATTATGCATACCACAATGGGTGATATTCACATGAGATTGTACCCAGAGGAATGTCCAAAAACTGTGGAGAACTTTACAACACACTGCCGGAATGGCTACTATGATAATCTCATTTTTCACCGCGTCATCAAAGGCTTCATGGTACAGACAGGAGATCCTTTGGGAGATGGCACCGGAGGGCAATCTATTTGGGGCAGGGAGTTTGAGGATGAGTTTCACAAgag TTTACGACATGACAGGCCTTTCACCGTGTCAATGGCAAATGCAGGCCCAAACACTAATGGGTCTCAATTCTTTATCACCACAGTGGCTACTCCTTGGCTGGACAACAAGCATACGGTTTTTGCTAGAGTTATAAAGGGAATGGATGTTGTACAG GCTATAGAGAAAGTGAAGACAGATAAGGGTGATAGGCCATACCAAGATGTGAAAATTCTAAATGTGACTGTTCCCAAGTCTTAA